The following coding sequences lie in one Tachysurus fulvidraco isolate hzauxx_2018 chromosome 19, HZAU_PFXX_2.0, whole genome shotgun sequence genomic window:
- the svopl gene encoding putative transporter SVOPL → MAEGGSASSMKTQLVSAIQLQELEEEEEEEERETAVAAAAAAAKPAAKPAKEAKEQKCYSVEDAVETIGFGRFHVLLFVIMGSANIVEAMEIMLLAVVSPEIRCEWHLEDWQVALVSTMVFLGFMVCGVLCGYVADKYGRWKVVFGGFMWAAYFSMLTSFAPTYGWFIFLRSMVGCGVAATSQGFVLKTEFIPAKYRGSLLPLASIFWMLGSSLIIILGMTVVPTLGWRWMIRFSVIPSVLLIILFQFIPESARFQVSAGNVQGAVATLKKIAKMNGASLPEGELRESLVTERGNAATLVSRAFLRTSLLLWYSWFVASFSYYGSVLSSSELLEKNLLCMTDADAEHSIKHSQDEALCFCIPFNMADYQTLLISCLGEVALIPLNIALLHVVGRKFSMVILQVLSAVFFMLLNICTTIFGFTVLLFLLRSLVSMNFNVVYIYTAEVYPTAVRSIGMGFCTSFSRIGGMIAPFIAQVLMSKSVLLALSPFAVTCCLCAIGTVLLPIETRGRALLQNE, encoded by the exons ATGGCTGAAGGAGGGAGCGCGAGCTCCATGAAAACGCAGCTCGTGAGCGCGATTCAGCTGCAGGagctggaggaagaggaggaggaggaggagcgcgagactgctgttgctgctgctgctgctgctgctaaacCTGCTGCTAAACCTGCCAAGGAAGCCAAGG aacagaaatgttACAGCGTAGAGGATGCTGTGGAAACCATCGGCTTCGGCCGCTTTCACGTACTGCTCTTTGTTATTATGGGCAGCGCCAAT atTGTGGAGGCAATGGAGATCATGCTGTTGGCTGTGGTGTCTCCGGAGATCCGATGTGAGTGGCATCTGGAGGACTGGCAGGTGGCTCTGGTCTCCACG atggtgtTCCTGGGCTTTATGGTTTGCGGGGTTCTGTGTGGATACGTGGCAGATAAATATGGCCGCTGGAAG GTGGTGTTTGGTGGCTTCATGTGGGCTGCATATTTCTCTATGCTCACGTCATTTGCTCCAACCTATGGCTGGTTTATTTTCCTGCGCAGCATGGTGGGCTGTGGAGTAGCGGCCACATCACAAGg GTTTGTTCTAAAGACAGAATTTATTCCTGCTAAATACAGAGGCTCTCTGCTGCCCCTGGCCTCA ATTTTCTGGATGTTGGGATCGTCGCTCATTATTATTTTGGGGATGACTGTGGTGCCCACACTGGGATGGCGCTGGATGATTCGCTTCTCCGTCATCCCCAGTGTTCTACTAATCATCCTCTTCCAG tTTATCCCTGAGTCAGCGAGGTTCCAGGTCTCAGCAGGGAATGTACAAGGAGCTGTCGCTACTTTAAAAAAGATTGCAAAAATGAATGGTGCCAGTCTGCCTGAGGGGGAACTACGGGAATCTCTAGTG ACGGAGAGAGGAAATGCTGCCACTCTGGTTAGTCGAGCTTTCCTGCGGACATCACTTCTGCTGTGGTATTCATG GTTTGTAGCATCTTTCTCCTATTATGGCTCCGTGCTGAGCAGCTCAGAGCTCCTGGAGAAGAACCTGCTCTGTATGACCGACGCCGACGCGGAGCACAGCATAAAACACAGTCAGGACGAGGCGTTATGTTTCTGCATCCCATTCAACATGGCTGACTACCAGACCCTCCTCATCAGCTGCCTGGGAGAAGTGGCAT TGATCCCTCTGAACATCGCGCTGTTGCATGTCGTGGGCCGAAAGTTTAGCATGGTCATCCTGCAGGTCCTTTCAGCCGTCTTCTTCATGCTGTTGAACATCTGCACCACCAT ATTTGGTTTCACAGTGTTGCTCTTCCTGCTGCGTTCACTCGTCTCCATGAATTTTAACGTGGTTTATATTTACACTGCAGAG GTTTACCCCACAGCTGTGCGCTCTATAGGGATGGGCTTCTGTACTTCATTCAGCCGCATCGGCGGCATGATTGCACCCTTTATAGCTCAG GTGCTGATGTCTAAGTCTGTGCTGTTAGCTCTGTCCCCGTTTGCTGTGACATGCTGCCTGTGTGCTATTGGGACTGTCCTGTTACCCATAGAGACCAGAGGACGAGCGTTACTG caaaaTGAGTAA